Sequence from the Phaeodactylum tricornutum CCAP 1055/1 chromosome 4, whole genome shotgun sequence genome:
CGATGTCACATCGTCTTCTATCCCCTTCGAGGAGTCGATGGAGCGCGATGGGATCGGAATATAGTATCGGCTGGTAGTCATTTACTGCTACTTAGTTGTGGGTCGGCCGTCGTAAGCAACAATTCTCTTCTATCCTTTGCTACGGACATGGTAACTGTTTCAGCCGACGACTTGCTTCACGAGGTGACGACCGGTGGATCGTCGTCAGACGTAAAGCACAAACAGCCCATCGATGGCAGGGACCAGCACGTGTGGCTTTTCGAGCCGCCGGCGTCCCAAGGCGTTTTAACTCAGGACGGTCTTACGCAGATTGTCTTTCATAAGTATCATGCTGGTACATATACAATGTTGGATAACTTCCTGAATCCATACTGGACCTATTTGACGGAATGTTTGCCGATGAACATGGCTCCAAATCTTGTAACAGCTCTAGGTGGTATGCACTGCGTTGTGGCCTACTTTATTACTTGGATATATCTGCCCTCTTTTGACACACTGGCACCAAACTGGCTGCTTCTTCTCAACGGCTATTGTACGATAGCATACTACACCTTTGATTGTATGGATGGAAAGCAGGCTCGGCGCACAGGATCGAGTTCTCCGCTAGGTCAGCTTTTCGACCATGGCATGGACTGTTTTTGCCTTCTAGCGCACCTATCGACTGCCCATACGTGGGCCATGGGTGGAAACACACCGTGGTTTTGGGCTTCACAAGCAGCTCTGCagttttccttttttgtcgCGCAGTGGGAAGAGTACTACACCGGTATTTTGCCACATGCTAATGGACAATTTGGTGTCACGGAAGTGAATTATGGGCAGGCCTTGCTGAGCGTCATCAACGCCTTTGTTGACCGCAAGGTGGTGTATACGGCTGCTTCTTTGGCAGCCATTGGCACGGCGTGGCCTGCTATGATGACCTACTTGATATTCGCATCAATATTCCGAGTGTGTTCGGTTATTGGAAATACAAAAGGGCGTTTTTCGGCGCTTTCCAAGCTGACTTCTCCCCTGATAGTGTCGATCGTTCCGTTCTACATTCCGTCGGTTGCGCGCGAACGCGAAGTGCGCTTTATTCATTTGACGATCGGTTTGGCGCTCTGTCTCGTGACTATCAAAATTATCGTTTTTAGCATGGCCAAGCAATCGTACGCGGTTATTCAGGGAGATATTTTACCCTGCTTGTTGGCGGCTGCCTGGGTGCGACATGATGTCCGTCTAACAGAAGCTGGTTCTCATCTTTTGTGGCAAGTGCTGTCTGTATGGTACTTTTGTCGAATGCTATACTGGACCAATTCGTTCATTCAACAGGTTTGTGAACGTCTCGACATAAACCTTTTTACAATCAAACtgacaaaaaagaaggattAATGTAAATATCAACAGCTAACCGTTAATGAGGATTCGCCTCACTCTCATGTCGTTTCCTTTCATCGAGGAAGCTGACACTGTGCAGCTACGACACTTAAAGCACAATTCGAGGTCACGCCCACCGTGATTAACGTGTGGCCGCAGTACGGGTGAGGCTTTGAATTCGAAGTTGGCTGTCGTTCTGCTGAAGACGAAATTGTTTGTGACTATAGGTGTTGATTTCCGCTCTCCAGCTCGAGTCTTTGCCATCCAGAGTTCCGTTTCGCTCTTCAATTTTTTAGAAGCTAGTAGGAAGGCAAAGAGATCGGGTGAAATCGAAGTTCAGGTCAACCGGTATTGGACGTAAATCTAAACTTTCTTCCTGTGATAACAATTTGAGAAATGTATTCCATGGCCATAAGTACGAATTATTCCACCTACACGTTTTCCATTGCCCCGGTGTCCATCTAAGGCAGCACAGTTGTAAACGGGGTTGGATAATACGATGCGAAAATTTATATACAGATAATTACACACGGAGTTGGATTCCAATATCTGTCCTTTTTACGAGAGATTCATCAGACTGAGTATCCCGTGTACATAGGCTTCGTTACATTGAAAGCCTTTCCTTAAAAGGTTGGCCAGTGATGCAGCGAGGGATAGTACGTAATTTAGCAAGAAGGAATACAGTATCAAACAAACAAGGATCACGAATGTGTGTAGAGCAATTAGAATAAATAAGAAATGATAGTCATGACTTGATTTCAGCAGAATACCTTAAATAGTATCAGTTGTCCATAAGAGGATGAATACTCCCAAGCATTTTCATAAACCTCTTATCTTTCTGTTCCGATGAAAAGTGTACGTTGTAAAGACGAATTCTACTACGGTGACATAAATCTCACAAACAAGGCCACGGAGCCGATTCGATTCTACTTCGCCTCCATCTGAAAGAAAAACACTTTACATTCCCGAAAGCGAAAGAACCTACTCTATGCATTTCACACAATTTAGTTCTGGCTCTTCCTAGTTAGCTTTACGATACCGCAGTCACATTGCCATTATGCAATCGCATGTGAACGCTTTTTCGTTCTCTGCATCGGGCCTTAACACCTACGGTTTCCTGAACCAGGAGACGGACGATCCAAAGCCCAAGAGGGCTCTTTCGGCATACAACATCTTTTTCAAGCATGAGCGTGAAGAAATCTTGAAGGCCACGCCTACTCGGGCCGAGGGGAAACCTCGGAGGTCCCATGGAAAGATCGGATTTGCTGACCTTGCGAGAACGATCGCTGGTCGCTGGAAGACGGTAGATGTGGAATCAAAGGCCAAATTTATCAGACTGGCCTCGCAGGACAAAGAACGCCAcgccaaggaaatgaaagaGTGGAAAGagaaacgacaaaaaatcCTTATTCCTCCCGCAACTTCTCTCGCCTCTAATGCGACCGATTGCTTTTTTCCGAGAAACTCCTTTTCCAAGATGGATCTGCACCGTCAGGAGCAGATTTCAATCAGAAATCTGCTCTGTAACATTCCAAGGAAAGGTGAGAACATGACAACGACAGCGATGTCGTCCCATCAACTCCAACGGGCCATCCCTCAAAGTTTGCAGTCAGGAGCGTTTCGCACTGGTCGGAGTCGGAATGTACAAATCCTTTATTCAGAAGAAGCAGATGACATCGAACCATTACCCATTGATTCACACGTGTTCAAAAGCGAATTTGAAAGTCATGAACAGAGCTACAGCACTCAAGATAGCAATTCTTACTGGTCACTTGAGCAAGATGATCAGCAATATTCGAGCTATGAGGACGAAGACTTGTGGATTCGTACAAACCCCACTCACTCTATTCAAAGTGCGACAGCCTACATGCCTCATCAGATTTCTCGGTGGAATGAACAGTTCCCTTTAGAACAAAATGGTTTGCGTCATGAAAATACGTACTGGATAGGGGCGTACATATTAGAAAGCGCTCGATTTCGTTTGTCAAGCATGAAATATTGCCCCGTCACGTATTTTCGTTTCATCAGCGTAAAACATGTAAGTTAATTCTTGAATCTTTCAAACACACTATCAATTTCTATGCAGTCCAGCTGTACCCATCGAATCGCACCCGGGAACAGAATGCCGATTGTCGGCTCAACACGTTTTAATGCTTGAGACAATTTCGGGTCGCTTATTGGACAATCTTCTTGCAACCACGCTACTTTTTGGCAAATGGAGCATCTGATTGTCACAGCGATTGCGAGACGCTTATTACCAGACATCACGGACGACACCAAATCTTTAAACAGATACTGTCTACGCGTGAAACTAATCGGATGCCCCCGGTATTCAGACACAGTTTCCTGTTTACCAGCCCAGACGATGTCGGCGATATGCGTAGACTTGGAATGAAAGCACAAAATCAATCTGCGtaaactacttatcatcgGAGATTGCGTCTGTCTAGCTGTGCCTCCCAGTATAGGAAGTCTACCATGAGCTCCCCTCCAAACAGCAAGCATCTGCAAACGGCTCACTACCAAGGTATCGTCCGAGAAAATGAAACAATGAGCGATGTTGCTCAATGTAGAAATGAAGCCCACAAGGAGCTTTCCAGGCTAATTCGTCCATCGTCTGCgtacaatattttctttcgcCAGGAACGCCTCCATATTCTGCAGCAAGCCCACTTGTCGTCCGATGAGAAAACGCCAAAGATATCCCAGGAGAAAATAGGTTTTGCCGAACTCTCCCGTACTATAGCTGCACGGTGGAAGCAAGCGACGCCCGAGGTCAGGCAAAAATTTGATGAACTTGCGGATGCGGAAAAAGAACGCAATCATGTGGTCGTGCTCGAATGGGAACAACTcaaaatgaacaaaaagaatccTCAGGAAGTGTTCACATCGGAAAAGCCTAGGCCCAAGCCAGACCAGCTGACAAATGCCGAGGACAGCAAATTTCTTGAGGACATACGCAAAGCAATTGCTCAAAATACAAAGTTGTTGGTTGCTATGAGGTCGGCCGTATGCTGTAACACCAGGATTCTGAAGTTTGCTGAATGGCGAGGCTTCCGCACAAAGGGACAAAGATTTCTTTCAACGAATGAAATACATTGCAAAGGGGGAAAGCTACAGGCGTCCCGTGAATTGTTGGGACCACCTCGAGCGAGTTCGCGTTATGGAGTATCACCGAACGTATTTGACGATGCATACAGCTTTCCCCAACGCAATCTATCTAGTGCTCCGCTGAACCACCAACCCGTGACCTTCTCGTCTTTGCCAAGTGAGTGCTTGGGGCCCAACACCATGACTTCGTACAACGAGCCGTATCCGGGCAGCCACGCGGCATGTTTTGAGCCTGTGTACCGGGATTACGTCAACAACACTTGTTTTCCGCAGCGACCACTCTGCTTGCCATCACGAAGCCAGCAGAATACTCCTACAACAAATCATACCAAGCGGGGCTCTGACGCGTGACTCTATCCGCTCGAAAGCAATACGTCAGATTGGTCTCCTACCGACAGTTGTCAATACGACGAGATCTGACGTCTTCGAGGTCGGCGTCATTCTTTCCCCGTTGGTCCGACTTCTGATATGCACTATGGAGATTCACTCCACAGCTTAAAAAGAAAACCTAGGTATACAGAAAAAGAGTCACGTAGTAGACGAAAAGAACGAACGTCTTTCTATCTAGATACTATGAAGCGCCTCCTTATAGATTTGCCCAGAAATACCGCGCCTATCAAAGTGATTTGCCTCCAGCCACTGTGTGGCCTCATTCCCAAAGAGTGCAGCCGCAGGCAGGTCAAGGGCGCCTTGGTCGGTGAACGACTCGAATCGAAATCATTTCATGGTGAAACCCAATTCCGCGGCGACGTGAAGAGGAAATGTATTCGCACCGAAACACAAACTCACGGCCAGATTTTCGCTGTCCAGTAGTTCGAGATTTATGTCGTTGTGGACAATTTTGGTGTGCCAGACGCGCGCACTTTCAAAGATTATGTTAACAAAGGCTGTTTTTATTTCGTTCGACGGATCTCCGTTCAGTCGGCGGACCCAACGAGCAGAGGTTGCGTTCGCGTGTGATCGTCCGTACTTCTCCCGTCCTTTATTTATAGTGAGCATAAATGACCACTCTATgtggaattggaaaaagtcgCAGACGAGAGAGACACGCGTGGCC
This genomic interval carries:
- a CDS encoding predicted protein; translated protein: MRVFRLALDRCHIVFYPLRGVDGARWDRNIVSAGSHLLLLSCGSAVVSNNSLLSFATDMVTVSADDLLHEVTTGGSSSDVKHKQPIDGRDQHVWLFEPPASQGVLTQDGLTQIVFHKYHAGTYTMLDNFLNPYWTYLTECLPMNMAPNLVTALGGMHCVVAYFITWIYLPSFDTLAPNWLLLLNGYCTIAYYTFDCMDGKQARRTGSSSPLGQLFDHGMDCFCLLAHLSTAHTWAMGGNTPWFWASQAALQFSFFVAQWEEYYTGILPHANGQFGVTEVNYGQALLSVINAFVDRKVVYTAASLAAIGTAWPAMMTYLIFASIFRVCSVIGNTKGRFSALSKLTSPLIVSIVPFYIPSVAREREVRFIHLTIGLALCLVTIKIIVFSMAKQSYAVIQGDILPCLLAAAWVRHDVRLTEAGSHLLWQVLSVWYFCRMLYWTNSFIQQVCERLDINLFTIKLTKKKD
- a CDS encoding predicted protein is translated as MQSHVNAFSFSASGLNTYGFLNQETDDPKPKRALSAYNIFFKHEREEILKATPTRAEGKPRRSHGKIGFADLARTIAGRWKTVDVESKAKFIRLASQDKERHAKEMKEWKEKRQKILIPPATSLASNATDCFFPRNSFSKMDLHRQEQISIRNLLCNIPRKGENMTTTAMSSHQLQRAIPQSLQSGAFRTGRSRNVQILYSEEADDIEPLPIDSHVFKSEFESHEQSYSTQDSNSYWSLEQDDQQYSSYEDEDLWIRTNPTHSIQSATAYMPHQISRWNEQFPLEQNGLRHENTYWIGAYILESARFRLSSMKYCPVTYFRFISVKHYRKSTMSSPPNSKHLQTAHYQGIVRENETMSDVAQCRNEAHKELSRLIRPSSAYNIFFRQERLHILQQAHLSSDEKTPKISQEKIGFAELSRTIAARWKQATPEVRQKFDELADAEKERNHVVVLEWEQLKMNKKNPQEVFTSEKPRPKPDQLTNAEDSKFLEDIRKAIAQNTKLLVAMRSAVCCNTRILKFAEWRGFRTKGQRFLSTNEIHCKGGKLQASRELLGPPRASSRYGVSPNVFDDAYSFPQRNLSSAPLNHQPVTFSSLPSECLGPNTMTSYNEPYPGSHAACFEPVYRDYVNNTCFPQRPLCLPSRSQQNTPTTNHTKRGSDA